The window TAGCGGCAACGCATGCATTCTTGAGCATGGTGAGGGCGACAAACTTGTCGTTATCCGAAGCTTCCGGGTCCTGGAGAATCTTGGCGACCTTGGCCGTGTGGGCCGGGCGGAGGCAGAATTCAACTTCTTCGAAAGCAGCCTGAGCAATCTTCGTCAAAGCTTCCTTGGAAACCTTGAGAATCTTCTTGCCTTCGAATTCGGCGACAGAAACGCCATCTTTACCGAGATTTACGTATTCGGTAGTATCTTCACCGTGCTGGACGGTAGCTTCGTATTTGAATGCCATAGTAGATAATAGGGGTTAAGGGTTAATTCGTTACTTCCGGCAGTAAAAATAATTCTTTCCAGAGAATAAACCACCCATTTTATCTCCACTTTATCCCCCAAAAACGACCGTTCATCTCCTTTTTTCACATTTTTTTTGAACTTTTTTACTTTTTCCATGACCAAAATCACAGAAGATGTATTATTTTTGATAACGAAACAAAAAAATTCATTTTCCAAGAGGATTGAACGATGAAAAAAATTCTGCTCGCCACGATGATTTCGGCAGCTATGGTTTTTGCAGCTCCGGCCGCAAAAAAGGTTAGCAAGGCAGCCACAGCAAAGAAGGCCGTTGCCGCCAAGGTAGAAAAAGCAGCCGAAGCACCAGCTGCAGTAGAGGCAAAGGCCGCTGAAGCCACCGCCGCTGCTCAGACTCAGGCCGCAGAAGCAACAACGGCCGCTCAGGCACAGGCTACAGCAGTAGCTGATTCCGCAAAGGCTCAGGCAACTGACGCCGCTGCCACTGCCCAGGCTCAAGCCGCAGCAACGACCGAAGCCGCCCAGGCACAGGCTACAGCAGTAGCTGATTCCGCAAAGGCTCAGGCTACTGACGCCGCTGCAGCAACGCAGGCTCAGGCAGCAGCAACCGCAGACTCCGCCAAGGCTCAGGCACAGGCAGTCGTCGACACCGCTAAGGCTCAGGCCGCTGAAGCCACTGAAGTTCTCGAAGCCAAGACCGAAGCTCCGGTAGACTCCGCCGCTCTCGCCAAGGCCGAAGAAGAAAAGAAGGCCGCCGAAGCAGAAGCCCAGGCAAAGGCTGAAGAACAACAGAAAGTCGCTCAGGAAACCAGCGGAACCGCTAAGTCCGCCGTCATGGACAATCCGTGGGAATTCATCGCTGTTTCCGCAGCATTCATCGCTTCTGTTCTCGTGATCATCTTCACTGGGGACTAATAAGCGACTTTAAGAACGCTTTTCAAGAGTTTAGAGACCGCCCGCAAGGACGGTCTTTTTTTGTAAACTTTTGTATAAAAACTGAGCATTCGTCCTATATGCTACACTTATTCCCACCTCTAAGAAAAATCACAAAATTAGAGTATAATTTGAGAACAAAAAAAGCTTTTCCCGTAAAACATTTTTACATAAATAATCTATTTTATCTTTTGAGAGAATATAATTAGAGGGCAAGACTCGTTTTGCCCGATTTTTACATATGTAAAGGAGACAATGTGAGTATTAAGAAGTATCTGTTAGCTTTGTGCGCTGCCACCTCTGTAATGGCAGCACAGCAGGAACAACCGACTCCTTATGATCTGATTCGACCGACTTTCCCATTGACTTGGGATAGCACCGTATTCGATAGATTCGACACCACAGTCACGAAAAAGCACAACATGGTGCCAAGAAACAGGACTCCGGCAGCATACGCCCCGAACGCCCTGATTCCAGACACATTGAATCAAGCCTACCTCGACGCCATCAACGTCCGCATGTCTCCTATCCGCGTTAACCAGGCAGGTTATCTGGAATCGGATCTGGAACGCCAATTCTATTACATTGGTAACGCCTCCTCCTTTGAAGTCGTTGACGTCAACGGCAAATCCTTTAGCCCTGCTGTAATGGGCTCACTAACCCCTTCTGGTCAAAGCATTTCGTCGGACTGGACAATTATTGCAGGCACTAACGCCGCCACGAACGACCAGAAACGCTACCAAGTCGACATCACCGGCCAAGCCGGCAAGCTCATGATTGGTCACATTCCGCAGGGAATCCCGACCGAAACGCGTCTCCGTATCAAGGTCGGTAACGATTTTTCGAGCACATTCATTATCTCCAACAAGGTTTACTCCATGGTGAAGGATGCCGCCCTCAAGTTCTACGGCATCAACCGCAGCGGTGATGGTGATTCCTGGTTCCATGCAGCAAGCCATATGAAGGATGGCGCCGGTGCCGTAGTGACGGGAGCAGAAGATGTTCGAGATCAGTATAACGCAGCTCTTGCAGGAACGTTGCAAGGTGGCTACTATGACTGTGGCGACCACTTGAAGGAATCCCAGACCCAAATGTACGCATTCATGGTTGCAGCAGTCCTTGCCGCAACAAACGCCGATGCCGACGAAGACCATTACGCATTCAACCATGGCGAAACGGTCAATACAGACGGTATGCCGGATATGTTGCGCGAAGCAAAGCATGGTGCAGATTATGTGTTGCGAGCTTATATTCGCGCCAAGGGCGTGATTGACGACATGGCTCTTTCTGTGGGTAACTTTGGTTCTGACCACGGTTGGTGGGGCCGCCCCGAAAACAGCGACAAACTGCCTGTTGACGGATCTGCCGCAGCTACAGACCGTGGCGGTCCCATGTCGCGTACTGTGCGCCTAGGTGAAATTGGAGCAAACATCGGTGGCGAAACGGCAGCAGGCCTTGCCCTTGTGGGTAAGCTTTATTCTGAATACCCTGAACATAGGGCTTTTGCCGATAGCTGTTTGAAAGTTGCAAAGGAAATGTATGACTTTGCAAAGTCTATGGCTCAAGGCAAGGTTTATAAGAATAATACCGAAGCTGCCGGTTGGTCTTCTCCAGCCTACAACGGCAATAACGAATACTTTGACGACCTTGCGCTTGCGTCTGTTGCCCTGTGGTATGCCACAGGCGATTCAAAGTATGGTGACGATGCAATTCGTTCTAGGACACTTGGCACGACGGTTCCGCAGTCCTTTTTGGATAATTGCGTGGGCTGCTTTGAGGGTGGTTGGTTCGTGACCGACAACAAGGGCTTCCTTAAGAACGTGAAGAACACGAGCTGGGCCAACGCCTATGCTTATGCGACCTATGCCCTTTACAAGTTGATTCTTGCTGACGAAAACAAGGCTATTAATGAATTTGGCATGACCAAGGAAGAACGTCTCAACGCCATTGAAGACTGTATCATGAGCATGATCCATAACTTGAGCGATGTGAGCGCCGGTACGGCGACAATCACCTTGCCCCGCAAGGATCCTTCCAATTACATGGTTCAAGATATTGGCTGGAAGGGCAATGAAGTCAAGTACGACCCCATCTGGTATTCAATGCAGACGGACCAGACCTGGATTTACAACCGTTACCAGGCGGGTAACATCTTTGAAGTTTTGGCTTATGCTGACGTAGCAAAGGATATTGAGAAACAGAATCTTTCTCTTCCGAACTTGGGAACCCCTAACTGGAAGGCCGATGAAATGTTCCAGTTGGGTATCAACCAGCTGAACTACCTCTTGGGCGTAAACCCGTGGGATGTGTCCTACATTTTGGGTATCGGCGACAAGAACGACGCCCACCCGCACCACCGCGCAGCAAACCCCGAAGGCAAGAACCAACCGGGTGCCGCTTACAAGTATAATCCGCCTGTAGGAGCACTTTATGGTGGCGTGACTCCGGGAACGACGAACTCCATGGTCCCCGACAACAAGAGCTGGGAAGACTACCACAAATCTGAAACCTGTATCGATGCTGCCGCAACGCTCGTCAGTTCGGGTATGATAGCTTCGGCCAAGTTTGACCGTACGGCCGCACCGGACATTAGCGTAGAAATCCGCCATGTGAGCATGGACTCGGCAATTGTCATGATCAAGCTCACGCAGCGCGGTACAACCATCATTTCTTACGGCACAACTGAAGGCCAGTACACTCTAAACGCAGTAGACTCTGTTGCCGGGATCCAGCACGAAATGGTTTTGCGAGGTCTCACCCCGGGTACGACCTACTACTTCTACGTTACCGGTTCCAACGCTTACAAGCCAGAGAACTCAAAGACGAAGTTCCTCGTGGATAGCACGCAGACTCCGTTCACATTCACGACACTCAGCACCATCGAAAACGCAAACATCGCAAACGTTACCGTCTGTAACGTCAGTGCCGACAGCGCCGAAATCATGTGGTACACCCCGAACGGAGAATACGAATCCAAGATCTACTGGGATACAATTCCGCACTCCAAGGCCGAAGAATTTGCCTTCAATACAGGAACGGGAAATGCAGACGTGTCCGGCATTCCGACCCAGTTCCACTACGTAAAGATTGGCGGACTTAAAGAAAAGACGACCTACTATTTTATGGTTGAAAGTAACGGTGTACAGACTAATGTCGATGACAAGGGCAACCTCCTCAAGTTCACAACGCCTGTCGGCTGGTACGATTTCTCAGTCCGCGCCTATCAATACGAATTTGGAGGAACGGAATTCCTAAATCTCAACATTTACAATAACGAAGCTCGCGCATTCGACAGCCTTACGTTGCGCATGTACTTCAGCGCAAAGCCCGAAGAAGTAGAAAAGTGCGCCACGTTGATAGACTCCGACATCTGCCAAGCTTACGACGAAGCTGGCTTCAACAAGCCCTGCGAAAACGACCGCGAACTCCGTGACTTGATGCGTGCCGCATTACCGGTCCGTTTGGACGACACATACAATCCGACAACAGGTAAGTACGCTTACTACTTCCCAGTGCCGCTGGGTTCCTCGATTATCAAGTCCCAGTCTCGTCTGCGTGTTGACTTGACCTATTCTTCGGGTATTAGCAATGACGGCTACAAGACTTGCGAGACACTTCGTGCTCCGGCCAAGAAGCACATGGACAAGACTACAGGAGACTGGTCTTGGGCTCCGCACGAATTCCTCGTCGATGGCGCAGATTATGATGGCATGCCTCAAGAAGACAAAGACTACGGCGACCTTGACAACGATATTCCTGTAAACCCCTACATTGTCGTTTATCGTAAAAACGAATTTATTTGGGGATTCAGCCCTTCCAAGAGCGAAATGGAAACCAAGAAAGCGAACTACCAGATGGACGTGACATTTGACCCGCCATTCAACGTTTCCAATGGTTCTCATATCGACATTGACCAGACTAGCAGCACCGTCCATGTGACTGGTTACGCACACATCACCGAAGGTGGCTACGTTACAAAGATTTGGGCTAACGGTGTACAGGTCAGCGGCGAAGCATTTGCTGATGGTACCGACAGATGGCTTTTGAACGAAGCTGGCACAGAAATTATCGCCAAGTACAATATGACCACCGACATGTGGGACCTCGATATTCCGGTCAAGATGGGAATTGGAAGCAACAAAATCGACATCACCATCTTTGCAGGCCCGAACCCCACATGTGAAAAATGCTCCGAAGGCGGCGGTTGCGCATTTGAGAACAGAAACTACTATATCAACTTCTCCAAGGGCGATGCTACAGCCTCGACACTTGTCATCAAGGATGCTGCAGGCAATCCGATTACAAGCCCAGCAAATACCGAAGGCACAGTATTCTTTATCGACTTGATGGACAAGGATAAGATCAAGGGCAACGTGCAGACGCTCGAAGTCCAGGTTCTCAACAACAAGAAGAACGATGTTCTCAAGGTCACCTTGACGGCAGACGCCGCCAATCCGGGCCACTTTGTCGGTGGACCGATTACAGCAGTCAGCCACTCCAAGGAAACAAGAAACGCCACTTCCGAGATTTCGTTCTTTGCAGGCGACACTATCCAGGTTGTCTATACCGACCCGGATGACGAAGACGATGTTTCCAAGCAGACGTTCTACGCCGAATCCAAGGTTCCGTCTCCGCAGACCGTTCTCGCCGAAGACAGCAACTGCGACAACAAGGCCGACCAGCTTAGAATCGTTTTCACGAACAAGCTCAGCGCCGATTACCCGCTGGATAGCATCAGGTACTTTATCGAAGGCATGAGCGATACGGTCAGCGTTCCGCTTGTCGCAGCAAACTATACAGACAAGAACGAAATCCTCATCGCTCTTGACACAAGCCTCATTCCGACCAATGCAAATCCGTCCGGAAAGATTACGACTTACGTCGCCGACCGCGGTGTCGCCAATGCCGAAAGCGCAAAGATTACCGATGGCATCCTCCCCACTCTCGTGAGCGTGTCCATCCTCGAAAAATCGGACAACGACGATAGCGGTCTCGATACCGTCATGATAGCTTTCTCGGAACCGGTCATCTTCTCGAACATGAACGAATGGCCGCTCGTGATTGCAGGTACAACTAGCGCACCGACTCTCGCTGCAGCCCCGACGACAACGAACAACGGCAAGAGCTGGCAATTGATTATCAGCGGTAACGTAAACAATTTGCTTGTACCGATTGGCGCTTTGGCTAGCGCAAAGGCGACTGGCGGATTTATGATTACCGACCAGAACTTCAACCAGATTAACCCGGCCGGCTGTAATCCGAGCGTTCCTGTAACGCTTATTTCTCGCCCGGTCCCAGTCTACCATGCTGAAATGATCGATATCGAAGGCGATGGTATTCCGGACAAAGTCTACATCATATTCGAAAGAAAGCTCAAGCCGAAGGATGTCTTTGATAGCATCGTGACCATTTGGGGTGACCCGGGCATTACGCGCTCGTTCATCACGACAGCAGACACGACCGGCGGCGTCATTGTGCCGAAGGAAAGCTACTGGACCATCCGAGATACGGTTTCGGCTCCGTTCACGATTCAGATTGACTCGGTTACCACAAAGGATTCTGTCAACACCTATAGCATTATCGAAATCACTATTCCGGCAAATCTCGCCTACCCGTATGGTTCTACAAGCGGCGATAAAGATGGTAACGGAACGGTTTCTCCGCTCAAGGGTGCTGCAAACGGCTTCTTTGAAACGAACTACACGTTGTACGACAACTGCGCACCGGTTGTCTCCTCGGCACGTATGATCAGAAACGGAGTGCTCTCCGTTACCATATCCGAACCGGTTACCGAAATCGGCGTTGGCAAGTACATCCAGCGCGAACGCGACGAATACATTCCGTCCGAACAGCCGAACGGAGCAGGCAGAAGCCAGCTGTTCACTTACAACGAGAAGGATAACGTCTTCCACGCTGGTGACCGCGTCCGCCTCGTCCCGCAGATTCTCGGTGGCGTCTTTGTCGACAAGAACAACCTTGCACCGACAACAGCAAACCCCTATGTGCGCATCACAGGCGATGACAATATCCGCTTTGCAGTGAACCTCACTAACCCGGTCACGACTCCGAAGCTTTACGCTTATGCAGGTCGCCCGGCTACAATCCAGAATGATGCATTCATCGCAACAACGGCTATCGGCGGCAAGTACAACTTCATCAGCGGTGACGGAACAGTCATTGACCAGGTCGATACGGCTGCATACTATGGCTCGGGCCCGAATTTCGAAGTCGAAATCGTCATGCCTGCTGCAAGCTTCACGACTCGCGATGGAAAGCCGATGTATGACATCCACCTGAAAGTTGTCGCAGACCTCTACGACAACCTTGGGCAGTACATCAATACATACAAGCTCGACATTCCGAAGGAAAAGTTCGCAGCAGCAAGAAACCTTGTCGATAACGGCACGCTCAAGCTCAATTTGGAATGGGCAGCCAAGGACAACGAAGCCCCGGTTTCCAAGAAGGGCAACAAGATTGGAACAGGAGCCTACATCGCGAAGTTCGACTTCACGGCGGAAACCTTCTGTGCAACAACCTTCGACGAAACAACCAACGATTACAAGGCAAAATGCTCCGAAGTCGGTGCTAGAGCCGATAAGGCAACAGACAGCAAGACGAAGACATTTGGCTTCAAGAGAAGAAAGTAACTTACGCAATTAGCCACCAGGACTTTTAGTCCTGGCGGCTCTTTATTTTTTGAATAAAAAAAGAAGCAGTATGAAAAAACTCATTAGCATCATATTCTTATTTGCCCTGTTCGGTTTTGAATTTGCAGCGGCAGCTCAAATTCATACCCTCCCCAACCTTGACAGGACATGTAAAACCTGCACCCGCGAGTACAACGATACGGTAAACGTATTCAACAGACGTCCTATTCGCCTGAACCAAAGCGGATTCAAGCCGGAGCATTACAAATACGCCTACGTTGCAGACCCGAAGGAGATGACGTTCAAGGTCATTGACGCCAATAGCGGCAAGGAAGTCCCCGGTGGCGGAAACCTTTCCTTAATCGGCACGGTCACAAAGCCGGGCATCATGGTGAGGCAAGCCTTCAACTCCATTCAGGACATGGGATTCCTTGGAGATACAACCGATGCTAAGGAAACACTCTACCGAGCAGATTTCACCTCCTTATCTACAGTAGGTGAATACTTCATCGTTGTCGGGAAAGATACTTCAGCGACATTCCACATCAGCCCTTATATCTATAATTCCATTCTCGAAAAGTCGTTGATGTTCTTTGGCATCCAGCGTTGCGGCGATACCAAGTCGCATTTCCATGGAGCATGCCACCTGAAAGACGGTTCGGCTGTAGGTCACGATTTGACCGGTGGCTGGCACGATTGCGGGGACCATTTTAAAGTTGCAGAAACGGTCGGCTATGCCGCATACGTACTTTCCATGGTTTACCTCACTTACCAGGACAAAGCAGAGGACCGATTCGGCAATTCCTATGGCGACACCATCAAGGACGGCATTCCGGACATTCTCTACGAAGCAAAGGTCGGTGCCGACTACATTCTGAAGCTCTATAACGCCTCCGTCGCAGACGGCTTGATCGAAAAAGGCGACATGTACCACACCGTCGGCATGAGCGACTGGGACCACAACTACTGGGACGTACCCGAAAAACAGGACATGCAGGTGCAGAGCAAAGGCGGTCCAGACCGCCTTGTGCTCAAGGGCATCGGCACAAACGTCGCAGGCATTTATGCGGCAACCCTAGCCAACGTCGCCGTAGGCTACAGGTTCATCAATCCGAGTTACTCCAAGGAATTGCTTGACGCCGCCAAGACTATCTACGAAAAAATCGTCAGGACGACCTTCATGACATACACGGAACAGTACGAAGCCAACGACAAGTGCGCAAGACGCGGCAAGGCAACAACATACGAAAGCCAGACCCCATACTTCAACGGCAAGGGATACTATAGTGGCATGGGCCTCTGCGAAGACGACGCAGCGGCAGCAGCAGTTTCGCTTTGGTACGCTACCGGCGACACGATTTATCCCTACGACCTGTACAAGAATACGGACATGAACGAAAATGGAATGATCAATTCCACAGCACAGTACGACTTGGCGTTTTTCCCAGCAGGCTATCTCGGCACGGGTCCAGGCTTCAACAACTCCTGGGCAACAGACTACCAGAACCTTTTTGCATACGTGCTTTTCGCCATGCAAAAGCTCATCTTGAACGACCCAGAATACGAAGCAAAATTCAATATTAACGAAACAGAAAGAGATGCTCTTTCCAAGCGCGTCATGGCGGCATTCCGCAAGCAGGTCGAAACGAACTCCAACGGTGATTCCGTCGCAGTCTTTTACCCGGGATCTGGCAATGAAGAACCCCGCGAAGGCAGTTCTTCGCTCCATGTAGAACCGCCCTACAACCTGGTGTGGACATCCTTTGACTGGGGCGTGATGCGA of the Fibrobacter sp. UWB2 genome contains:
- a CDS encoding glycoside hydrolase family 9 protein produces the protein MSIKKYLLALCAATSVMAAQQEQPTPYDLIRPTFPLTWDSTVFDRFDTTVTKKHNMVPRNRTPAAYAPNALIPDTLNQAYLDAINVRMSPIRVNQAGYLESDLERQFYYIGNASSFEVVDVNGKSFSPAVMGSLTPSGQSISSDWTIIAGTNAATNDQKRYQVDITGQAGKLMIGHIPQGIPTETRLRIKVGNDFSSTFIISNKVYSMVKDAALKFYGINRSGDGDSWFHAASHMKDGAGAVVTGAEDVRDQYNAALAGTLQGGYYDCGDHLKESQTQMYAFMVAAVLAATNADADEDHYAFNHGETVNTDGMPDMLREAKHGADYVLRAYIRAKGVIDDMALSVGNFGSDHGWWGRPENSDKLPVDGSAAATDRGGPMSRTVRLGEIGANIGGETAAGLALVGKLYSEYPEHRAFADSCLKVAKEMYDFAKSMAQGKVYKNNTEAAGWSSPAYNGNNEYFDDLALASVALWYATGDSKYGDDAIRSRTLGTTVPQSFLDNCVGCFEGGWFVTDNKGFLKNVKNTSWANAYAYATYALYKLILADENKAINEFGMTKEERLNAIEDCIMSMIHNLSDVSAGTATITLPRKDPSNYMVQDIGWKGNEVKYDPIWYSMQTDQTWIYNRYQAGNIFEVLAYADVAKDIEKQNLSLPNLGTPNWKADEMFQLGINQLNYLLGVNPWDVSYILGIGDKNDAHPHHRAANPEGKNQPGAAYKYNPPVGALYGGVTPGTTNSMVPDNKSWEDYHKSETCIDAAATLVSSGMIASAKFDRTAAPDISVEIRHVSMDSAIVMIKLTQRGTTIISYGTTEGQYTLNAVDSVAGIQHEMVLRGLTPGTTYYFYVTGSNAYKPENSKTKFLVDSTQTPFTFTTLSTIENANIANVTVCNVSADSAEIMWYTPNGEYESKIYWDTIPHSKAEEFAFNTGTGNADVSGIPTQFHYVKIGGLKEKTTYYFMVESNGVQTNVDDKGNLLKFTTPVGWYDFSVRAYQYEFGGTEFLNLNIYNNEARAFDSLTLRMYFSAKPEEVEKCATLIDSDICQAYDEAGFNKPCENDRELRDLMRAALPVRLDDTYNPTTGKYAYYFPVPLGSSIIKSQSRLRVDLTYSSGISNDGYKTCETLRAPAKKHMDKTTGDWSWAPHEFLVDGADYDGMPQEDKDYGDLDNDIPVNPYIVVYRKNEFIWGFSPSKSEMETKKANYQMDVTFDPPFNVSNGSHIDIDQTSSTVHVTGYAHITEGGYVTKIWANGVQVSGEAFADGTDRWLLNEAGTEIIAKYNMTTDMWDLDIPVKMGIGSNKIDITIFAGPNPTCEKCSEGGGCAFENRNYYINFSKGDATASTLVIKDAAGNPITSPANTEGTVFFIDLMDKDKIKGNVQTLEVQVLNNKKNDVLKVTLTADAANPGHFVGGPITAVSHSKETRNATSEISFFAGDTIQVVYTDPDDEDDVSKQTFYAESKVPSPQTVLAEDSNCDNKADQLRIVFTNKLSADYPLDSIRYFIEGMSDTVSVPLVAANYTDKNEILIALDTSLIPTNANPSGKITTYVADRGVANAESAKITDGILPTLVSVSILEKSDNDDSGLDTVMIAFSEPVIFSNMNEWPLVIAGTTSAPTLAAAPTTTNNGKSWQLIISGNVNNLLVPIGALASAKATGGFMITDQNFNQINPAGCNPSVPVTLISRPVPVYHAEMIDIEGDGIPDKVYIIFERKLKPKDVFDSIVTIWGDPGITRSFITTADTTGGVIVPKESYWTIRDTVSAPFTIQIDSVTTKDSVNTYSIIEITIPANLAYPYGSTSGDKDGNGTVSPLKGAANGFFETNYTLYDNCAPVVSSARMIRNGVLSVTISEPVTEIGVGKYIQRERDEYIPSEQPNGAGRSQLFTYNEKDNVFHAGDRVRLVPQILGGVFVDKNNLAPTTANPYVRITGDDNIRFAVNLTNPVTTPKLYAYAGRPATIQNDAFIATTAIGGKYNFISGDGTVIDQVDTAAYYGSGPNFEVEIVMPAASFTTRDGKPMYDIHLKVVADLYDNLGQYINTYKLDIPKEKFAAARNLVDNGTLKLNLEWAAKDNEAPVSKKGNKIGTGAYIAKFDFTAETFCATTFDETTNDYKAKCSEVGARADKATDSKTKTFGFKRRK